One part of the Sander vitreus isolate 19-12246 chromosome 10, sanVit1, whole genome shotgun sequence genome encodes these proteins:
- the map1lc3cl gene encoding microtubule-associated protein 1 light chain 3 gamma: MAPFEKSMEMMPFKQRKCLETRKDEVCSIRTKFPNKLPVIVERYLREKTLPLLDKTKFLVPFELTLGQFLCLLRNKIALDSTQALFLLVAEKSMSCMSSSMGEVYSRYSDTDGFLYITYASQEMFGAPQTATRPPC; encoded by the exons atggctCCTTTTGAGAAATCTATGGAGATGATGCCCTTCAAGCAAAGGAAATGCCTCG AGACAAGAAAAGATGAAGTATGCAGCATTCGGACAAAATTCCCCAACAAATTGCCT GTCATTGTTGAACGTTACCTCCGTGAAAAGACTCTCCCCCTGTTGGACAAAACTAAATTCCTGGTTCCCTTCGAGCTCACCTTGGGTCAGTTCCTCTGCCTGCTCAG gAATAAGATTGCCCTGGACTCAACCCAGGCTCTGTTCCTCCTAGTGGCAGAGAAGAGCATGTCCTGCATGTCCTCCAGCATGGGGGAGGTTTATTCCCGCTACAGTGACACTGACGGCTTCCTCTACATCACCTACGCCTCGCAGGAGATGTTC